The nucleotide window GCTACAGTTTTTTTTTTTTTAAAGATCTAGTGTGCACTGGCTTCATTGATGTTAAGAAGAGTAGAGAGTAACAAGGTTGGGATCAACTGGTCCAGATCAAAAGGCACTAAAAAACTGAAAAACAGGGGCCATGTGAAGGTGTGAATGTCAATGCAACATAAATCATATAGAGGGGCTCTTCTCCCCGCTCTCCGCTTTAATATATGATGCGCACGCTCGTGTGTATTCAAGGAAAAAAAAAGGGCCAAGACGCCGGTGCGCGCTGACTAGTGCTATAGTTACAGCTTCTAAATCATTCATCCATCGGTCGGCGCATCACAGCATGGAGATTGTTGCAAAGCAGAACTGGTTAGTAATAATTACTGTATATATGGTGTCGCCCGTACTGTCCTCCCTTATCCCCTAAAACATAGAAAGCTAATGGATCGGCACTAAATGGCCCTGCTGACCACAGCTTCTCAAGGCCTTTCAGCTAGTTCATTGTCACTAGCTAGCTAGCCTGTGAACGCCAATCCCTTTACAGTTGTCCGTACACTAAAACTATTTCTTATCAACATTTGCGGCACTGACTAAAAAAGGGATTGAGCTTCAGTGTCTCACTGCACATGCCTTTGAGTGCATGACACGTGGACCCCACAGGTGACTGGCCCACATGTCACACTCAAAGGCAAATGCAGTTAAGTCACCGAAGCTGCCTCCCTGAAAGGCACTAGCTATATAACGTAGGGTCTGGATATGTATTTCTGGAGTTCTGCTCGCATTCATTTGCTGGCTGACAGTATTTTTTTTCTATGTGTCTTGCAAATACCCCACTTGGTAGTCTGCTTGCTAGATAGATGGTTGCCAGTTTCTTCCTGTACACAGTGATGCAGTTCCGATGTTATAATCTTTTTCTAGCATTATATGTTCTTGCAACATTCTATATTCACAAACTACAGTGGCCGTCACATTACCATTGGTCAGAGTAGGTAATTTCTGTCAAGTCTTCATATTTCTATTTTTTGGAAAAAGGGTTGTGTTAAGTCCATATTTTCTATCGATATCCCTTCTGATTTGTTGATATCTTGCAGCTATGCCAATGCCATGATCTAAGAATGGGTGTTGCCCTCACCTTTATTCTGTAAATGCCAAAGCGTCCACAACATATAAGCGACATAAATTTCAAGCTTACAGATATTACATATGTTTGATATGTCTGAGTTCAGCATATGGTAGCCCTAATGATCGCAGAACTATGAACATAAGTTATCTTTTGTTCTTTTTGTGATCAAAGCTTCAATTGAATCATTTGAGATTATCCTCCTACTTATTCAGAAATTGCATGACGTATAAGTCTAGACTGCTATTCGTCGATCCCAAGTAGGTGTTAGCCAATAGCATGCACCAGGCCAGTAGATTTGTTCACTCTAATTGGCAATCTTCTTTACATGTAGTCCTATGTGTGTGTTCTGAGGCTCTCGCATTAATTTTTTTTAAGAACAGTGATCCATGTTCGGAGTACCTGCAGGTTACAAGTTCACCTTATCCTATGTTTTACCTTAGGTGCATTCGTGGTACTAAATAGAATCGAAGAAGGTTACTGTGGATGTGGAGTATAAGCTTCAGAATTTAGCACTGTGTGTACTGCTTAGGCTAGCAGCTTCCTTTGTGTCTGTGTAGGTGGCTGGAAAGTTTATTCCAGCGATTGATGTTGCAAAGCAAAAGTTAGGGCTTTGGATAGAGATTTATTTGGGTTTACATCAATTCTGCCCGAAAAATGTTGTACTGAAGTTTGCATTGAAATGAACTGTTTTGATCAAAAACTTCCACACAGTCAACTGTATTCTGAGCAAACTATTTAAATTTTCTTCCATCAAAGAAAATAACAAAGACAATCTCAGGCTTCCTGACAGGCGCGGCGTGTTGCTGCGTCTCTGCCTGCTAGTTATTATGTATAACTGCAGAGACATCACAAATTGACCCATCACACGCATCATAGGCATGATGATAAAGGATGTTCCCTTTTCCGGAGCATATGATATAATTATGACGATCTATCATGTTGGTGTGAGGTTCACGTAAGCCCATGCAGATCGATGGACGACGTTTTTATCCCCATGATTATATAAGACAAAAAAAATCATTGATTGCTTGTATCTTCTCACGTACTCATCCATACAACACTTTTTTTAGGGGCTCATCCGTACAACACTTGGCAATTAGATTACGTGACACTTGCATTAATATTCATATATGGCCACAAACGGACAAGCCTGCAGCCAGTCGGTCTCCTAATTAGGCCAAAAGAGTTGGGTCAGTGTGATTAAAAAGGGAAAGGATAACACCTAATCAGGACAGCGAGCAAGATTTCTGTGCCACATCTGTCACTTCATTGTGATAGCTGCATCACCCTCAGATACTAAAAACCTAAAATGTGCAGGAGAAAGCAGGAAATGCTCCTCTCGTGTTCTACTGACCCCGATTCTGACTCCTGCGGGCGTCGCCGTCAGGATCGTCGAGCGAGCAGCGGCGCCTGGCCCTTGGCACGCGCTGCAGGAGTGGCTCCTCACCAGCCCTGGGTTTCTGCGGTGGCGGCCGGCAGAGGCAGATCAGGGTCTCCCCTGCCCAGACCCTGCCTTTTCATAGCCTTAGAAAATTAAGATTGTTTTAAATTTGCGATTCAAAGTTTAAATAAGCAGACGGGTTCAATTCATTTGTTATAGTACTTGCTTTTAGAATAACACGCGCACTTTGGTTAAGTTAAGAAAAATTGCGAAATGGTTAAGTTAATTAGTCAGCGTAATCAGATCCATGCCGTCATCGCCCTTGTCCAATTTTTTTCAGGTTAGTTAAACCATCGAGTTTTTTAAGAAGTAATCGGAAGATCGGAAGACATTTAACCAATGAAGATTTGGACAACTAACAACGCATTTTGGCAGTTGCTTGTTTATCTGATAGACACAGCCAGGCTCTCCGGCCAACTGGTGTCAGATTCAGCTCAGCTTCAAGAGAAAGTGGTTGATGGAAAGCCTACTCTCGTGACTTGACATTAGATTCGAATTATTTACCATTCATCTGTGCTCTTCATGTGGTCCCATGATGCGGGATGTCCGGCTATTATAAGTTACGTGGTATTGCACCTAATTAACATTGCACGATTAAGACAACCTAGCTACGTGTATATATTTCGGCCTGATAAATCAAGTGAACTAGCCAATACATTTTTTGTTAGCTTTTTAATGTGTTCATTCTGGGTCTATTTTTGTTGAGAACCTTCCAATCTATTCATTTTTGATAAATCAAGTGAACTGTCAAGGTAATATAAAGAGCACCAGAAAAAGAATTAGAGAAAAGTGCATTTTTCGTCCCTCAACTAATCGCGAAGTGTGGCTTTTGTGCCTAAACTTTTTGTTGGTGTAACCTTCGTCCCTCAACTCTTTAAGACCAGGTATAGTTACTCCCTCTTAGTGGTATTCCTCGGTCAAATCCCGGTTTTGACATGATGTGTTGTGCCTGAACCCGGTTTGAAAAAAATATAGGAAATAATGATTATATGAAAATGACAGCTTAAGAATACTAATAAGGTGATAGAAGCATGGAAAATGCACCATTAGTATGATCCTAGTTCCCTTCAGCTGCTGCAACTTCTATTTGAAGCTGCCGAAGAGTAGGATCGGTCACATTTGGGCACTGGAGGTGGGGAAGAATGAGGCGAGAAAAGGGAGGTGGCTGTCGTGGGTATGGATAGATAGGCTTTTCACATGCCCATGAGGTATCCCACAGGTATCCCCAAAGTATCcgaattttatttatttatttgaaaAACAGAAAATAGGGAGATACATGTCCGATACGTTTTGAGAAGTATCAAAACGTATCCGAGTTTCCGATATGCCTGATACGGCAGTTTTCAGAAGTATCCGGTTAACTTAGCTTGTAGGATTCAGCATTGATCAAATATCATGATTTTACATGGTGACAAGGCTTGCAATTCCATCAGGTGCTCAAAGTATGCACGACTAAGGCAAACACATGTTGAACATAGCTTATAACCTTCCCAACTCACTTTTGGACTCAGGCTTGAAGGTTATAAGCTATGTTCAACATGTCTATGGAATTTGGATACACTCACGGAATTGGGAAAGTTATAAGCTATGCTCAACTCACTTCCGGAATGAGGTTTGAAGGTTAACCTTGAAGGTTATAATAAAATTTTTGGAAATGAGAAAGTATGCTCAAAGTACTAACTCGATGTTTTGCTCAAAGTATGCACGACTAAGTAACTAACCTACTGACTAGATGCAACTGTCTTTTTGGCAAGGTAAATGCTCTGTAGTTCACTACAGGGTGCCCCTCAATTTTCTTTTGTACCAAATGTTTACTCAAACATTCTCATTTCTCGTCTATTCTGTTAGGTACCGAGATATAGACCAAACGGATAATTAAAATTACTTGCGACAACTTACTGTATATCGGACGAAGTTGCGCCCAGTAGCGCGCTGTGAATGGAGGGCGTGGGTCGACTTCATCCATCTGAACACTACTTGGGGGATACCGCTCTGCGGAACGTGGAGGCTCTGGAGACTGTCGACCTCTCTTCCGTTTATGCTGTGGAGGCGGCAACTTCCAGAATGTGGGGAATGGCTGATTGGCAGGAATGGGCAGGGAAGGCTGCACAAAAGTAAACATCTTTTTATTAGCTACAACAATTAACTTAAGTAAACATGGATATAATACATATGCTTAATACAACATGGCAGGAAAACCTAGCGGATAATAAATGTCTTCAAGTAGCAAGTTGTACTCAGGTAGGAAAGATCTTTAGAATATTTTACCAGCTCACTAAAGCAATCGAGATCACATTTTGGTGGGACGAATGAAGTATCCACCACTCCTACATGGAAAAACAGGATGAGAAGAAGATTTTTTTTATGAGCAATCGAGATGTTCTTGATAATGTTCTTGATACCAGTTGGTGGCTTGTCTTTGATAATGTTCCTCGGCGCCCAACTGAACTCCATGTTTGGTACCTTGCCCTTGAGATGGTTAAAGGCACGGTTGGCGTCTTCAGCAGTTAGAAACTGAATATCAAAATAGTCCTCCACTTCTTCAGACCTCTTGAGACCAGCAGTCTGCAAAAAGAAATAGAAAGACAGGCTTCAGTCCAGATTCAATTATTCAAATCAATGTCCACAAATGAAGATTAAATCAAAGGAGGGGGAGACTAACCCGGccatgaaacttcaccatatgCTCCATATGGTCATATGTCAGACAAATCTGTGGGAAATATCTCTGAGGTCTTGCCCTCAAGGTTTCGCATGACGCCATCTAAAGAAGGAGAACGGAAAATGTCACAAAAGATTGGAACAAGTTAGCTTTGTTTCAGATGACACACAAATTTGAAGAATTCGTTACAATGTTGCCATATCAGTAGCAAAGATGGTGGAACTGAGGATGAGGACATGAATCAGATGACAATTTCTTTGATGGTACACTAAAGAAACTGCTAGCGAGTGGAGCAGTAAAAGCTGGATGCAAAACTAGGTTTCTGGAAGAAGAACCAGGCACAGTTCTTTTCAGCTTTTGATTCCAAAACTGAGTGTTGACGGTACCATTGGCGattgcattcacattaaaaataGCATTCAAATTAGCACACAGCAGAAGCAAGAAAGAACCATTGGCAGTTGCATTGAGTAATCACAATATTTTTTTTTAAACAAGCCATATTCCCTTTACAGTTGCATTGAGCATTCACAGTAACCAAAAATAATAATTTACATGTCCATTCATCCATCCATCTACGAAAAACCTAGCCCCATTGATCCATCCATCACGCAAATCATGTACTAAGCATCTGCATACATCCATCTTATCCAACTTCCATCGTTCCATGTACAGGAGAGGAACCAGAACAGAACAAAAACCGAAGGACGAGAGGCTCACCAGGAAGCGGTGCAAGAAGAGCTGCGACCGGCGGGATCGGCTCGTTGGGGACGGCGGAGGAAGGGGGTGGCCGGCGGGATGGGCGCGTCGGGGCCGTcgggagggggaggaggcgggACGGATGAATGCTTGTGCCGGCGAGATGGGAGCGTGGGGCCGCGCTCGCCGGCTCCTGCGGGGTGGCGGGGATGGCGCCGGTCGTCGGAGGGAGTAGGAGAGGTACGGGCGACGCAGGGGCTGCAACCTGGCGGCGGAGGAAACCCTCGAGGGGGGGAAATCGAGCGTCGGGAGACAGAGCGGACCAGTCATTTTCTTGGGCCGGACCAATCATTTTCTTGGGCCGGACCAGTCATTTTCTTGGGCCGGACCAATCATTTTCTTGGGCCGGACCAGTCATTTTCTTGGGCCGGACCAATCATTTTCTCGGGCCGAAGGCCATTTTGTCTGCAATTTTAAGCTGAGGGATAGGCCCTTCTTTTACCTTTTTTAGGGGTTTCTTTACCTACCTACTAATAAAGTATCCAAATACTTAATCGTGCAGCTGCACAATTTCCTCGCGCTGAGCGCACGCGCTAACTGACAAGGTctacccgcaaaaaaaaaactGACAAGGTCTGAAATCAACCGACCGCTTCGTTATCATTTTCTCTAAAAAAAACCTTATCCTGATCCCCTTTTCCTCGTCTCTTAGGTGGAGCAGAGGAGTTGCATCGCCGCCCAGGCGACCGTGGGGAGGCGGCGCGCCAGAGGAGCTCACCGAGCAGGTCGGTCGGGGAGCCGGAGCAGCAGCGCTATGTCAAAGGATAGCCTGTCAGTAATGTTGGCAACAATGTTGGTACCAAGGGTGAGGGACGAAgggaaccattttcctgctcgcagtaacgaggcagaccaataggcaaagttctcgtccatcgacGGTTACCGGGATGTCATCAACagtagtaacagggtcttactgacagagttgtacaccgaggtgcttACATAAGCAAAGAATTATTACTACTTAGCTCATATaaatcacaagaaaggttaaacaaaacaatgaaAAAGAAAAGAGTGATTATCTGGTTTAAACAAAACAATGAAAAGGAAAATGTGTATACACGAGTATTAGgtgtatatccttcccaaggaaaGGCATAGAATGATTTACAAGTTAGGGCTCCAAGTATGTAACCACTTAGACAAGCGGCAAGGAATTATGAGgtttacccatacaacggtgtttggataattgatcaaGAAAAAATTAGCATCACGCTTCCAATGTTCTTCTTGATGATCGGAGTACCACATACATGCTTCgggatagcattgacatggtcatcaggtaAATGTCAGACTTCGGGAATACAAAGGATCCATCGGGAACTTCTAAAACAACTCATGCAATTTCATCGTCACTACAGGAATCATgcactttgccgtctgccatggctgatggcaaaggcatgcctggcggatggcaaaggcctttgccgtcagcc belongs to Triticum urartu cultivar G1812 chromosome 7, Tu2.1, whole genome shotgun sequence and includes:
- the LOC125523074 gene encoding uncharacterized protein LOC125523074 is translated as MASCETLRARPQRYFPQICLTYDHMEHMVKFHGRTAGLKRSEEVEDYFDIQFLTAEDANRAFNHLKGKVPNMEFSWAPRNIIKDKPPTGVVDTSFVPPKCDLDCFSELPSLPIPANQPFPTFWKLPPPQHKRKRGRQSPEPPRSAERYPPSSVQMDEVDPRPPFTARYWAQLRPIYSTNI